The Candidatus Effluviviaceae Genus I sp. genome contains a region encoding:
- a CDS encoding 3-ketoacyl-CoA thiolase, which produces MKKLRRRVFMTAGSNTISLGTGRKEFHPKKPRPGLEHYIKEAGQGALAQVSGPDAIDEGVIGNFMAARFNRQGNLAAMMPLVDPKLEYKPLIRVEGACGSGGLALATAVRSILAETAETVLTIGVEVQNTVKAVYGADILAGAGHYASQRKSGHAYFFPSKFSDRACAAYKEFGYDKVREAMARWYERAVLNARKCPKAQEHHNAIEDLFAAGMTKPNPKTFCECINVYDCSKVSDGASAVIFASEEGLKRLGVEKKDAVELLGFGQVVADISKDPESQTQLTTSARAVKQALGMAGLTAADVGMLEVHDCFTIGGLLSLEAAGFCGYGETYDFVREGRTAPDGDIPTNLSGGLVGYGHYTGGTGVRQAADIAMQLSGKPDGQRINVKKPIGLMISMGGNDRTVVSCVFGRAQ; this is translated from the coding sequence ATGAAGAAGCTCAGGCGGCGCGTGTTCATGACGGCGGGAAGCAACACCATCTCGCTCGGCACCGGGCGGAAGGAGTTCCACCCCAAGAAGCCGCGGCCGGGGCTCGAGCACTACATCAAGGAAGCGGGGCAGGGGGCGCTCGCGCAGGTCAGCGGCCCTGACGCGATCGACGAGGGCGTCATCGGCAACTTCATGGCGGCGCGCTTCAACCGGCAGGGCAACCTCGCCGCGATGATGCCGCTCGTGGACCCGAAGCTCGAGTACAAGCCGCTCATCCGCGTCGAGGGCGCGTGCGGCTCCGGCGGGCTCGCGCTCGCGACGGCCGTGCGATCGATCCTCGCGGAGACCGCCGAGACGGTGCTCACGATCGGCGTCGAGGTGCAGAACACGGTCAAGGCCGTGTACGGCGCCGACATCCTGGCGGGCGCGGGCCACTACGCGAGCCAGCGCAAGAGCGGCCACGCGTACTTCTTCCCGAGCAAGTTCTCCGACCGGGCCTGCGCCGCGTACAAGGAGTTCGGCTACGACAAGGTGCGCGAGGCGATGGCGCGCTGGTACGAGCGGGCCGTGCTCAACGCCCGGAAGTGCCCGAAGGCGCAGGAGCACCACAACGCCATCGAGGACCTCTTCGCCGCCGGCATGACGAAGCCGAACCCGAAGACCTTCTGCGAGTGCATCAACGTCTACGACTGCTCGAAGGTCTCGGACGGCGCCTCGGCGGTCATCTTCGCTTCCGAAGAGGGCCTCAAGAGGCTCGGCGTGGAGAAGAAGGACGCGGTCGAACTGCTCGGCTTCGGGCAGGTCGTTGCCGACATCTCGAAGGACCCCGAGTCCCAGACGCAGCTCACGACGAGCGCGCGGGCGGTCAAGCAGGCGCTGGGGATGGCCGGGCTGACCGCCGCGGACGTCGGCATGCTCGAGGTGCACGATTGCTTCACCATCGGGGGGCTCCTCTCGCTCGAGGCCGCGGGGTTCTGCGGGTACGGCGAGACCTACGACTTCGTCCGCGAGGGGCGCACGGCCCCGGACGGCGACATCCCGACCAACCTGTCGGGCGGTCTCGTGGGGTACGGGCACTACACCGGTGGGACCGGCGTGCGGCAGGCGGCGGACATCGCCATGCAGCTCTCGGGGAAGCCGGACGGCCAGCGCATCAACGTGAAGAAGCCCATCGGGCTCATGATCTCGATGGGCGGGAACGACCGGACCGTGGTGTCCTGCGTGTTCGGACGGGCGCAGTAG
- a CDS encoding hydrogenase iron-sulfur subunit → MTEREKGAFKPTVIVFCCNWCAYAGADLAGVSRLKMSPHFRVVRTMCSGRVDPELILETFVAGADGVMVAGCHPGECHYVEGNHRTMRRVVLLRRVLKDLGIEPERLALEWVSASEGTRFREVINAFVERIAALGPCAARRSNEKAEGPAAASPSAS, encoded by the coding sequence ATGACGGAGCGCGAGAAGGGCGCCTTCAAGCCGACGGTCATCGTCTTCTGCTGCAACTGGTGCGCGTACGCCGGCGCCGACCTCGCCGGCGTGTCGAGGCTCAAGATGTCCCCCCACTTCCGCGTGGTACGGACGATGTGCTCCGGCCGCGTGGACCCCGAGCTCATCCTCGAGACCTTCGTCGCCGGCGCCGACGGCGTGATGGTGGCCGGTTGCCACCCCGGCGAGTGCCACTACGTCGAGGGGAACCACAGGACGATGCGCCGCGTGGTGCTGCTCCGCCGCGTCCTGAAGGACCTGGGCATCGAGCCCGAGCGCCTCGCCCTCGAGTGGGTCTCGGCGAGCGAGGGCACGAGGTTCCGGGAGGTGATCAACGCGTTCGTCGAGCGGATCGCGGCGCTGGGACCGTGCGCCGCCCGGCGCTCGAACGAGAAGGCGGAAGGACCCGCCGCAGCGAGCCCCTCCGCCTCCTGA